The following coding sequences lie in one Gemmatimonadaceae bacterium genomic window:
- a CDS encoding glycogen debranching N-terminal domain-containing protein, with translation MQDAVGYSSIDCRHGTTLHESMVLKHELLFLLLDAQGNVDPPGHCGLGLFHHDTRMLSHYVLNVAGGTPIQLSAQVIRTFSAQIDLAIDDKVFGGDAWNVANAVHVRRQLLLDEQLTERVTFTNFLTAPIEFWAALSVANDFADIFEVRGWKRKERGTFYEPDVDERSIAFSYRGRDGRVIRSVVCFDVEPDDIGPDGARWRFRLEPNRPHHLEWHVIPDASPPRDDGDHHRRRNGHRSFRHRHDAIERQYDAWRDSCTRFVSNVPDFNTALEQATIDLRALYTRVDGQAIISAGIPWYSTPFGRDSIITSMQTLGMNPRIACDTLRYLARMQGQRENPETEEQPGRIMHELRRGELARAGEIPHVPYYGTVDATPLWLMLLHETWRWTGDVALVRELLPNAERALEWMDRYGDIDGDGFIEYAKTSPNGLVNQGWKDSWDGVPFPDGTLPNPPVALVEVQGYACDAKRRMAALYHALGDHARAKTLRAQAARLRERIIEAFWLEELGTFALALDGDKRPLPTVTSNAGHLLWCRVPDALRATKTGERLLAPDMFSGWGLRTLSAEHPVYNPMSYHDGSVWPHDNGIVALGLSLTGQKPAMLPIFNALYDAALGVRYERLPELYCGMPRTEGRRPVLYPVSCSPQAWASGAFFMLLQASTGVLPDAPGHELHIREPLLPPFLRRLVIEGMQIGGSRVSLQFTRRGKRTLANLLDVEGDPLRVRIDLF, from the coding sequence ATGCAGGACGCAGTAGGATATTCGTCCATCGATTGCCGGCACGGGACGACATTGCATGAAAGCATGGTGCTCAAGCACGAGCTGCTCTTTCTGCTGCTCGATGCACAGGGCAACGTCGACCCGCCGGGTCACTGCGGCCTCGGTCTCTTCCACCACGACACGCGCATGCTGAGCCACTACGTCTTGAACGTGGCCGGCGGCACGCCCATCCAACTGTCGGCGCAGGTGATTCGGACGTTCAGTGCGCAAATCGACCTGGCGATCGACGACAAGGTGTTTGGCGGCGACGCCTGGAACGTCGCCAATGCCGTGCACGTGCGGCGGCAGCTGCTGCTCGATGAGCAGCTGACGGAGCGCGTGACGTTCACGAATTTTCTCACGGCGCCCATCGAGTTCTGGGCCGCGTTGTCGGTGGCCAACGACTTCGCGGACATCTTCGAGGTGCGCGGCTGGAAGCGCAAAGAGCGCGGCACGTTTTACGAACCGGACGTCGACGAGCGATCGATCGCGTTTTCGTATCGCGGCCGCGACGGCCGTGTGATTCGCAGTGTGGTGTGCTTCGACGTCGAACCGGATGACATCGGGCCGGATGGCGCGCGGTGGCGGTTCCGGCTCGAGCCTAACCGGCCGCACCACCTGGAGTGGCACGTGATTCCGGACGCGTCGCCGCCCCGCGACGACGGCGACCATCATCGGCGGCGGAACGGCCATCGGAGCTTCCGGCATCGGCACGACGCGATCGAGCGGCAGTACGACGCGTGGCGCGACTCGTGTACGCGGTTCGTGAGCAACGTGCCGGATTTCAACACGGCGCTGGAACAGGCGACGATCGACCTGCGTGCGCTGTACACGCGCGTCGACGGCCAGGCCATCATCTCGGCCGGGATTCCGTGGTACTCGACGCCGTTCGGCCGGGACTCGATCATCACGTCGATGCAGACGTTAGGCATGAATCCGCGGATCGCGTGCGACACGCTGCGCTATCTGGCGCGGATGCAGGGCCAGCGCGAGAATCCGGAGACGGAAGAGCAGCCGGGGCGGATCATGCACGAGCTGCGGCGCGGGGAGCTGGCGCGCGCGGGCGAGATTCCGCACGTGCCGTACTACGGCACGGTGGACGCGACACCGCTGTGGCTCATGCTCCTGCACGAGACGTGGCGCTGGACCGGCGACGTCGCGCTGGTGCGCGAGCTGCTGCCGAACGCCGAGCGCGCGCTGGAGTGGATGGATCGCTACGGCGACATCGACGGCGACGGGTTCATCGAGTACGCCAAGACCTCGCCTAACGGGTTGGTGAATCAGGGGTGGAAGGACTCGTGGGACGGCGTTCCCTTCCCCGACGGCACGCTGCCCAACCCGCCGGTCGCGCTGGTCGAGGTGCAGGGCTACGCATGCGATGCCAAGCGCCGCATGGCGGCGTTGTACCACGCGCTCGGCGATCACGCGCGCGCGAAAACGCTGCGCGCCCAGGCGGCGCGGCTGCGGGAGCGGATCATCGAGGCATTCTGGCTCGAAGAGCTGGGCACGTTCGCGCTGGCGCTGGACGGCGACAAGCGTCCGCTGCCGACGGTGACGTCGAACGCCGGGCATCTGCTGTGGTGCCGCGTGCCCGACGCGTTGCGCGCCACCAAGACCGGCGAGCGGCTGCTCGCGCCCGACATGTTCTCCGGGTGGGGGCTCCGTACGCTGAGCGCCGAGCACCCGGTGTACAACCCGATGAGCTATCACGATGGATCGGTGTGGCCGCACGACAACGGCATCGTTGCGTTAGGCTTGTCGCTCACGGGGCAGAAGCCGGCGATGCTGCCGATCTTCAACGCGCTGTACGATGCCGCGCTCGGCGTCCGATACGAGCGCCTGCCCGAGTTGTACTGCGGCATGCCGCGCACGGAGGGCCGTCGTCCGGTGTTGTATCCGGTGAGCTGCTCGCCGCAAGCGTGGGCGTCGGGCGCGTTCTTCATGCTGCTGCAAGCGTCGACGGGGGTCCTGCCGGACGCGCCCGGGCACGAGCTGCACATTCGGGAGCCGCTGCTGCCGCCGTTTCTGCGCCGCCTCGTAATCGAGGGCATGCAGATCGGCGGATCGCGCGTGTCGCTGCAGTTCACGCGGCGGGGCAAGCGGACGCTGGCCAACCTGCTCGATGTCGAAGGCGACCCGTTGCGGGTCAGAATCGATTTGTTCTAA